One Aquarana catesbeiana isolate 2022-GZ linkage group LG11, ASM4218655v1, whole genome shotgun sequence genomic window carries:
- the LOC141111759 gene encoding uncharacterized protein has protein sequence MGELREAYATWTEEKRFFGRVSDWWEFVKVKLRSFFQARGRQRVCARRRELRRLQRQLQSLQDLQHCGWDVRQDLEDTKRSLKGHFEEESRHIVFRAKVENLEKGEKCNSFFFRKLHSGHTPLSELRDETGTLQKGKKAVMKVVSDYYTNLYSPKETDTQAADRFLSELFARSIRRNPEIRGITAPGPDRREVKCSLYMDDVTVFCADRRSIDTLAQTCEDFGQASGAKVNCGKSEVMLFGKWFLPSSAPIPFSVKTDFIKILGVWFGAEGAALKSWEERLSKMRQKFGLWSLRELTIEGKTLVLRSEILPVLQYLAQAWPPRVNTCKAITRAVFHFIWSSKMDRVKRAVMFKEPLKGGKGVPDIATLLRVCFACNCIRRTLVDRTVDSGGNSMSRFFPPASLEDPWMGQMGQLHPLQLGHALVLLGHLQVY, from the exons atgggggaactccgtgaggcctatgccacctggacggaggaaaagagattcttcggaagggtaagtgactggtgggagtttgtgaaggttaagctgcgtagcttctttcaggcaaggggacgccagcgtgtgtgtgccaggaggagggaactcaggagactgcagcgtcagttgcagtccctgcaggaccttcagcactgtggctgggacgttaggcaggacctggaggacaccaagaggagcctgaaaggacacttcgaggaagaatccaggcacattgtcttccgtgccaaggtggagaatcttgagaaaggtgagaagtgtaattctttctttttcaggaaactccactcaggacacacacccttgtcagagttgcgcgacgagaccggaacactccagaaggggaagaaggctgtgatgaaagtggtcagcgactactacaccaacctctactccccgaaagaaacggacacacaggcggccgacaggttcctgtcag agctcttcgcccgaagcatcagacggaacccagagatcagagggatcaccgcaccaggaccggacagacgggaggtcaagtgctcactctacatggacgacgtgacggtgttctgtgctgatcggcgctccatcgacacacttgcccagacctgtgaggacttcggccaagcttcaggggcaaaggtcaactgcgggaagtcagaggtcatgctcttcggaaagtggttcctgccttcttctgcaccaattcctttcagcgtcaagacggacttcatcaaaatccttggggtctggtttggagctgagggcgcagccctgaagtcctgggaggaaagactgtcaaagatgcgacagaagtttggactttggagcctcagagaactcaccatcgaaggcaaaacactggtactccgcagcgagattctccctgtgttgcagtacctcgcccaggcctggccccctcgggtcaacacctgtaaggccatcaccagggcggtgtttcacttcatctggagctccaaaatggacagagtgaagcgggcggttatgttcaaggaacccctcaagggcggtaagggcgtgcccgacatcgctacactattgagggtgtgctttgcttgtaactgcatccgcaggacattggtggacagaactgtggactctggtggtaactctatgtcccgtttttttcctcctgcctctttggaggacccttggatgggacaaatgggacagctccatcccctacaactgggacacgccttggtactacttggacaccttcaagtttattaa